From the Halomonas meridiana genome, one window contains:
- a CDS encoding DEAD/DEAH box helicase gives MSFSDLGLHDDLLRAVNAQGYTQPTPIQQKAIPVVLEGRDLLASAQTGTGKTAGFTLPMLQRLANGKRPGKRQVRALVLTPTRELAAQVGESVAAYGQHLSLRSHIIFGGVGQQPQVDALRHGLDVLVATPGRLLDLHQQGHVDLAAVEILVLDEADRMLDMGFIHDIKRLLRLVPKQRQNLLFSATFSNEIQTLAKQLLNDPALIEVAPRNTTAEKIEQAIYRVDRDKKRDLLAHLILRHNWFQVLVFTRTKHGANRLAEQLSKQDIPAMAIHGNKSQGARTRALGAFKSGDLQVLVATDIAARGLDINELPHVVNFDLPNVAEDYVHRIGRTGRAGSNGEAVSLVCVDEHGLLKNIERLINQTLPKHIEPGFEPDPNAKPEPIENGRRGQRSPRQRKPEGQAANAGGERRRRSRR, from the coding sequence ATGAGCTTTTCTGATCTTGGTCTGCACGACGATTTACTGCGCGCGGTGAATGCGCAGGGCTACACACAGCCGACGCCTATTCAACAAAAGGCCATTCCCGTCGTTCTAGAAGGACGCGATCTTCTTGCCAGCGCGCAAACCGGTACGGGCAAAACGGCAGGCTTCACGCTGCCGATGCTACAGCGCCTGGCAAACGGCAAACGCCCGGGTAAACGCCAGGTGCGTGCACTCGTTCTTACCCCCACCCGTGAGCTGGCGGCTCAAGTGGGTGAGAGCGTTGCCGCTTACGGACAACACCTATCGCTGCGCTCTCACATTATTTTTGGCGGCGTCGGCCAACAGCCCCAAGTCGATGCCCTGCGGCATGGCCTGGATGTCCTGGTAGCGACCCCTGGCCGGCTGCTCGACCTGCACCAGCAAGGGCATGTCGACCTGGCCGCCGTTGAGATTCTGGTTTTGGATGAAGCCGACCGCATGCTCGACATGGGGTTCATTCACGATATCAAGCGACTGCTGCGTCTAGTGCCCAAGCAGCGGCAGAACCTGCTGTTTTCGGCCACGTTCTCCAACGAGATCCAGACCCTGGCCAAACAACTGCTCAACGACCCTGCGCTGATTGAAGTCGCCCCGCGTAACACCACAGCAGAAAAGATCGAACAGGCTATCTACCGTGTGGACCGTGATAAGAAACGCGACTTGTTGGCGCATCTGATTCTGCGGCACAACTGGTTCCAAGTACTGGTATTCACACGCACCAAGCATGGCGCTAACCGGCTAGCCGAGCAGCTCTCGAAACAGGACATACCGGCCATGGCGATCCATGGCAACAAAAGCCAAGGCGCACGCACCCGAGCGCTGGGCGCGTTCAAGAGCGGCGACCTGCAGGTGCTAGTGGCCACCGATATTGCCGCGCGTGGCCTGGACATCAACGAACTGCCCCACGTGGTGAATTTCGACCTACCCAATGTGGCTGAAGATTACGTTCACCGCATTGGCCGTACGGGTCGCGCGGGCAGCAATGGTGAAGCCGTCTCGTTGGTATGCGTCGATGAGCATGGCTTGCTCAAAAACATCGAGCGACTGATCAATCAGACGCTGCCCAAGCACATCGAACCTGGCTTCGAACCTGACCCGAATGCCAAACCAGAGCCCATCGAAAATGGCCGCCGCGGCCAGCGTTCCCCGCGCCAGCGCAAGCCGGAAGGACAGGCAGCCAACGCCGGTGGCGAGCGCCGTCGTCGTAGCCGCCGCTAG
- a CDS encoding membrane integrity-associated transporter subunit PqiC — protein sequence MLRRLPLLWLAAAMSLLLSACASSVSPPTRYMLPASPAVSASSSAEATLQVSAPRLAHYLDVDGIVMQLDDITLNEAREHQWAESIGRQLERALRAELADQLPSVQVVRAEGSRPGTLTLSMEVDQFQGRYDGVAVASGQWQLRDSDGEMLALKSFTAETTLDQDGYPALVRSLGESWQAVAEQIADQLRQGGHL from the coding sequence ATGCTACGTCGATTACCCTTGTTATGGCTGGCAGCTGCCATGAGCCTGCTCTTGTCCGCCTGTGCCAGCAGCGTCTCTCCGCCCACGCGCTACATGTTGCCTGCAAGCCCGGCAGTCAGCGCATCCAGCAGCGCCGAGGCGACGCTTCAAGTCAGCGCGCCCCGCCTCGCCCACTATTTAGACGTGGATGGCATCGTGATGCAGTTAGACGACATCACCTTGAATGAAGCCCGCGAACATCAGTGGGCAGAGAGCATCGGCCGCCAGCTAGAGCGTGCATTACGTGCTGAATTAGCTGACCAGCTCCCCAGCGTGCAAGTCGTGCGGGCAGAGGGAAGCCGTCCCGGTACCCTGACGCTCTCCATGGAAGTGGATCAATTCCAGGGTCGCTACGATGGCGTCGCCGTGGCCAGCGGCCAGTGGCAACTGCGCGATAGCGACGGCGAGATGCTCGCCCTCAAGAGCTTTACCGCTGAAACGACCCTCGACCAGGATGGCTACCCTGCCTTGGTGCGCTCTTTGGGAGAGAGCTGGCAGGCAGTGGCCGAGCAAATTGCCGACCAGCTGCGCCAAGGCGGCCACTTGTAA
- the pqiB gene encoding intermembrane transport protein PqiB has product MANDSTPQNTPDTDNGELHKAKSSPQTRLSPIWIVPLVAVIIGLWLVYDNYSSRGTLVTLTMESAEGIEAGSTLIRSRNVEIGRVQSVRLSDDLSHAVMVARIQPEAEAMLREDSRFWVVKPRIGREGISGLGTVLSGAYIQLEPGQSDEPKREFEVSDVPPVAPAGQAGLQINLVSQLGNSLRIGDPVSYQGYTVGRVEDTRFEPETRTMHHQVFIEEPYAQLVTDSTRFWTASGIDFRLDADGVRVNVESLEALLGGGVTFGVPEDLPMGKPVEANTRFNLYADEDTAREGTFNRYLEYVLLVDDTVRGLSRGAPVEFRGVRIGTVAAVPWNFTAPQPDSRARFAIPVLIRIEPQRLGIENTDIDLEEWDNRFKRMFGLGLRASLKNGSLLTGALFVDLNFQRDLADEYVAERFADRTVFPTVAGGFAQIQAQVTSLLEKLNDLEVEPLLAGLDRNLQASESVLNEVREVSASINQLLNDPDTQAIGGNLNGTLEELRSTLEGVSPSSPAYQELTGAIERLDRLMRDLQPLTRTLNENPRALLFDNLDTQDPIPRAPR; this is encoded by the coding sequence ATGGCTAACGATTCAACGCCTCAGAACACACCTGACACCGACAATGGCGAATTACACAAAGCGAAATCCTCGCCACAAACGCGCCTATCCCCCATTTGGATCGTGCCGCTGGTCGCCGTCATCATCGGCCTATGGCTGGTGTACGATAATTACTCGAGTCGCGGCACGCTGGTCACACTTACCATGGAAAGTGCCGAAGGAATCGAAGCGGGCAGCACCCTCATCCGCAGTCGAAACGTGGAAATCGGTCGCGTGCAAAGCGTCCGTCTCTCCGACGACCTTTCGCATGCGGTCATGGTGGCGCGCATTCAGCCCGAAGCGGAAGCCATGTTGAGGGAAGATAGTCGCTTTTGGGTCGTCAAACCGCGTATTGGCCGTGAAGGCATCAGCGGCTTGGGCACGGTACTGTCGGGGGCGTACATTCAACTGGAACCCGGCCAATCCGACGAACCGAAACGCGAATTTGAAGTCAGCGATGTCCCTCCCGTTGCGCCCGCCGGTCAAGCAGGCCTGCAAATCAACCTGGTAAGCCAGCTGGGTAATTCGCTGCGCATTGGCGATCCGGTCTCTTATCAGGGCTACACGGTAGGTCGCGTCGAAGACACGCGCTTCGAGCCAGAAACCCGCACCATGCACCATCAAGTCTTCATCGAAGAGCCCTACGCCCAGCTCGTCACCGACAGTACCCGGTTTTGGACGGCCAGCGGCATCGACTTCCGCCTGGATGCCGATGGCGTGCGTGTGAACGTAGAGTCTCTCGAAGCGCTGCTTGGCGGCGGCGTCACCTTTGGCGTACCGGAAGACCTCCCCATGGGCAAGCCGGTTGAAGCCAATACGCGCTTTAACCTCTATGCCGACGAAGACACCGCCCGAGAAGGCACCTTCAATCGCTACCTGGAGTATGTCCTGCTGGTGGATGACACGGTGCGTGGCTTGTCTCGGGGCGCACCGGTGGAGTTTCGCGGCGTAAGAATCGGCACCGTGGCCGCCGTCCCCTGGAACTTCACGGCGCCGCAGCCGGATTCACGCGCGCGTTTCGCGATTCCAGTCCTGATTCGCATCGAGCCTCAGCGCCTGGGCATCGAAAATACCGATATCGATTTGGAGGAGTGGGATAACCGCTTCAAGCGCATGTTCGGCCTGGGCCTGCGCGCGTCGCTCAAAAACGGCAGCCTGCTGACAGGAGCACTGTTCGTCGATCTTAACTTCCAGCGCGATTTGGCCGACGAATACGTGGCAGAGAGGTTTGCCGATCGAACCGTTTTCCCAACGGTGGCCGGTGGGTTTGCACAGATACAGGCGCAGGTAACGAGCCTATTGGAAAAACTCAACGACCTCGAAGTGGAGCCACTGCTGGCGGGATTGGATCGTAACCTGCAAGCCTCTGAAAGCGTGCTCAACGAAGTGCGCGAGGTCAGCGCATCCATCAATCAGCTGCTGAACGATCCCGACACCCAAGCGATCGGCGGCAACCTGAACGGCACATTGGAAGAGCTGCGCAGCACGCTGGAAGGCGTATCGCCCTCTTCGCCGGCGTATCAGGAACTGACCGGCGCTATCGAGCGCTTGGACAGGCTGATGCGTGACCTTCAGCCGCTCACCCGAACGCTCAACGAGAACCCTCGGGCGCTGCTGTTCGACAATTTGGATACCCAGGACCCGATTCCTCGCGCTCCTCGCTAA
- a CDS encoding paraquat-inducible protein A, with amino-acid sequence MKRPSLPVKTPEVDCFPPETRTQRRRLRACHECDWVSALPPLNSSEKATCPRCSHVLVKRHRYPAQRSMALALASLIALMVAISFPFVSFSVSGVGNRIELSQTATTLIEFHQPIVAIAVMMTIIVLPAVYLVGVAWLQFGLLRARPMPFSRDIARSLAHLNPWMMADVFIIGALVSLIKVAGMAQIELGISFWAFCLFGILLLMTVQSIDGDWMWFSLEGEPLAPEGTLTGTTAASQGVTGCPTCGLINRTEHGKKRCLRCHEKLHTRLPHSLQRTWALLFAATVMYLPANLYPIMTTTSLGNATPSTIIGGVVQLIQMGSWPVAAVIFVASVIVPVGKLVALAWLCLMLKRSNDLNAQSRTRLYRLTEFIGRWSMVDVFVVAILVALIRAGSLMSITPGPAALAFGAVVVLTMLAAMTFDPRLIWDTHTPRPLRRKTATKEPVDG; translated from the coding sequence ATGAAACGGCCATCGCTGCCGGTTAAGACGCCCGAGGTAGATTGTTTCCCGCCTGAGACCCGCACTCAGCGACGACGTCTGCGCGCTTGTCATGAGTGTGACTGGGTGTCTGCCCTGCCGCCGCTCAATTCGAGTGAGAAAGCCACTTGCCCGCGCTGCTCGCATGTATTGGTCAAGCGTCACCGCTATCCCGCCCAGCGCAGCATGGCGCTGGCGTTGGCCTCATTGATCGCACTGATGGTGGCGATCTCGTTTCCATTCGTCAGCTTCAGTGTCAGCGGAGTAGGCAATCGAATCGAACTGTCGCAAACCGCCACGACGCTCATCGAATTTCACCAACCCATCGTCGCCATCGCGGTGATGATGACGATCATCGTCTTGCCCGCCGTCTATCTGGTGGGGGTGGCATGGTTACAGTTTGGCCTTTTGCGGGCACGCCCCATGCCGTTTAGCCGCGACATCGCCCGCTCATTGGCTCACCTGAACCCGTGGATGATGGCGGATGTTTTCATCATTGGCGCATTGGTCAGTCTGATCAAAGTAGCGGGAATGGCGCAAATCGAGCTGGGCATTTCGTTTTGGGCGTTCTGTCTGTTTGGAATTTTGCTGTTGATGACGGTGCAGTCCATCGATGGCGATTGGATGTGGTTCTCCCTCGAAGGTGAGCCACTCGCCCCCGAGGGAACGCTAACTGGTACGACCGCTGCCAGCCAAGGCGTCACTGGCTGCCCCACCTGTGGTTTGATCAATCGCACCGAACACGGCAAGAAGCGCTGTTTGCGCTGCCATGAAAAACTGCATACGCGGTTGCCTCACAGCTTGCAGCGCACGTGGGCACTGCTGTTCGCTGCCACGGTCATGTATCTGCCGGCTAACCTGTACCCCATCATGACCACCACGAGCTTGGGTAACGCCACGCCGTCCACGATCATCGGCGGGGTGGTACAACTCATCCAAATGGGGTCATGGCCGGTGGCCGCTGTCATATTCGTGGCCAGCGTCATCGTTCCAGTGGGCAAACTGGTGGCCCTGGCTTGGCTCTGCCTGATGCTGAAACGCAGCAATGACCTCAATGCCCAGAGCCGCACCCGTCTTTACCGATTGACGGAATTCATTGGACGCTGGTCTATGGTTGACGTATTTGTCGTAGCCATTTTGGTTGCCCTCATTCGTGCCGGGTCGTTGATGTCGATTACGCCAGGGCCTGCTGCCCTTGCGTTTGGTGCAGTCGTCGTGCTCACGATGCTGGCGGCCATGACGTTCGACCCCCGTTTGATATGGGACACTCATACTCCACGCCCTCTTCGCCGTAAAACGGCCACCAAGGAACCTGTTGATGGCTAA
- a CDS encoding calcium/sodium antiporter, whose amino-acid sequence MLLAFLAVVAGLVLLIWSAEKFIDGAAATSRWLGLSPLLIGMLVIGFGTSAPEMMVSVLAAMQGNPGLAVGNAYGSNIANMGLVLGFVALMAPLAVHSSVIRKEMPLLVIVMLVTGYMLLDGWISRIEAALLLVGLGVFITASIISSRGQQDDPLMAEVTESLDSKPMSRGKSIMWTLIGLVLLIASSRLLVWGAVEIAVGFGVSDLIIGLTVVAVGTSLPELASSISALRRNEHDMVLGNVVGSNLFNSMAVVGLAGVIVPIEAGREVLVRDWGVMTFMTLIMVLFAFSWRGRPRRINRVEGGVLFSMFIAYTAYMVSVVVMS is encoded by the coding sequence ATGTTACTCGCCTTTCTTGCTGTGGTCGCGGGCTTGGTCCTGCTGATATGGAGTGCAGAGAAATTCATCGATGGCGCTGCGGCGACGTCTCGCTGGTTGGGGTTATCGCCTCTGCTGATAGGCATGCTAGTGATCGGCTTTGGTACGTCGGCACCGGAAATGATGGTGTCGGTGTTGGCGGCCATGCAAGGCAACCCGGGCTTGGCGGTGGGTAATGCTTACGGTTCCAACATTGCCAATATGGGGCTGGTGCTCGGTTTCGTCGCGCTGATGGCACCTTTGGCCGTTCATTCGAGCGTGATTCGCAAAGAGATGCCGCTACTCGTCATCGTCATGCTGGTAACGGGTTACATGCTGCTGGATGGCTGGATATCGCGCATCGAAGCGGCCTTGCTGCTGGTGGGGTTGGGCGTCTTCATCACGGCCAGCATCATCAGCTCGCGCGGTCAGCAGGATGACCCGCTGATGGCAGAAGTGACCGAAAGCCTGGATAGCAAACCGATGTCTCGTGGTAAATCCATCATGTGGACGCTGATTGGTTTGGTGCTGTTGATTGCCAGCTCTCGCCTGCTGGTGTGGGGCGCCGTCGAAATCGCGGTAGGGTTTGGGGTCAGTGATTTGATCATCGGTTTGACCGTCGTCGCGGTGGGTACATCGCTACCGGAGCTGGCCTCGTCAATCAGTGCGCTGCGCCGTAACGAACACGATATGGTGTTGGGTAACGTAGTGGGCTCGAACCTGTTCAACAGTATGGCTGTGGTCGGCTTGGCAGGTGTCATCGTACCGATCGAAGCGGGGCGGGAAGTGCTGGTGCGTGATTGGGGCGTGATGACGTTCATGACGCTCATCATGGTGCTGTTTGCGTTCTCTTGGCGTGGTCGCCCGCGGCGCATCAATCGTGTTGAGGGCGGTGTGCTGTTTTCCATGTTCATTGCCTACACCGCCTATATGGTCAGCGTCGTAGTCATGTCTTAA
- a CDS encoding cytochrome ubiquinol oxidase subunit I, whose product MELDPLVLSRIQFAFVVSFHAIFPVFTIGLASYIALLHGLYFKTGNPAWDRLSLFWTKVFAVVFGMGVVSGIVMSFQFGTNWSNFSQAASNFLGPVLSYEVVTAFFLEAAFLGVLLFGRGKVPQGVHLFAAIMVAVGTFISSFWILSANSWMHTPAGVELIDNRFHVLSWSEAIFNPSFPYRFAHMAMASFLTGGFVVAGVSAWFLLRGRDPEANRRALSMCLWLLLFLAPAQAVVGDFHGLNTLEHQPTKVAAMEGHWETSGNVPLLLFAIPDQEAQINHFEIGIPNLASMILTHSTDGVIPGVSEAAPDEQPPVIIVFWAFRVMVGIGLLMIATAFVGLLMRRKGKVYEHNGYLKALVCMIPMPFAAVLAGWIVTESGRAPWLVYGMMTHAEGLTPSLTGPMALFTLIGYVAVYAVVFYAGIYYLTRVVRNGMLPEEEQDTTSENFKRPMRPFSAAHTPFDDDVDPVRS is encoded by the coding sequence ATGGAACTCGACCCCTTAGTACTATCGCGAATACAGTTCGCCTTCGTTGTATCGTTTCATGCGATCTTTCCAGTCTTTACTATTGGCCTAGCGTCTTACATTGCGCTGCTCCACGGGCTGTACTTCAAGACCGGCAATCCTGCGTGGGACCGCCTATCGCTGTTTTGGACCAAGGTGTTTGCCGTGGTCTTCGGTATGGGCGTCGTCTCGGGCATCGTGATGTCCTTCCAGTTCGGCACCAATTGGAGCAATTTCTCTCAGGCCGCCTCCAACTTCTTGGGGCCAGTGCTGAGCTATGAAGTCGTGACCGCGTTCTTCTTGGAAGCGGCCTTCCTTGGTGTGCTTCTCTTCGGTCGCGGTAAGGTCCCGCAAGGAGTGCACTTGTTTGCGGCTATCATGGTGGCTGTTGGCACGTTTATCTCTTCCTTCTGGATTTTGTCCGCTAACAGCTGGATGCATACCCCGGCAGGCGTGGAGCTGATCGATAATCGCTTCCACGTGCTCTCTTGGTCTGAGGCCATCTTCAACCCTTCTTTCCCGTACCGCTTTGCTCACATGGCCATGGCGTCGTTCTTGACCGGTGGTTTCGTGGTGGCCGGGGTCAGCGCTTGGTTCCTGCTGCGTGGACGCGACCCGGAAGCCAACCGTCGCGCGCTCTCCATGTGTTTGTGGCTGTTGCTGTTCCTGGCGCCTGCTCAAGCCGTGGTGGGGGACTTCCATGGTCTCAACACGCTGGAGCATCAGCCCACTAAGGTGGCAGCAATGGAAGGGCATTGGGAAACGTCTGGCAACGTCCCGTTGCTGCTGTTTGCCATTCCCGACCAAGAGGCACAAATCAACCATTTTGAGATTGGTATCCCGAATCTGGCGAGCATGATCCTGACTCACTCCACCGATGGTGTGATTCCAGGTGTCAGCGAAGCAGCGCCCGACGAGCAGCCGCCGGTGATCATCGTTTTCTGGGCTTTCCGTGTGATGGTGGGGATCGGCTTATTGATGATTGCCACGGCCTTCGTCGGTTTATTGATGCGGCGCAAAGGCAAGGTGTATGAACATAATGGTTACTTGAAAGCACTGGTGTGCATGATTCCGATGCCGTTTGCCGCCGTGTTGGCAGGTTGGATCGTTACTGAATCTGGCCGTGCGCCGTGGTTGGTTTACGGCATGATGACTCACGCCGAAGGCCTGACGCCTTCGCTAACCGGGCCGATGGCACTGTTCACTCTGATTGGTTACGTGGCGGTATACGCGGTCGTGTTCTACGCCGGTATCTACTACCTCACGCGTGTGGTGCGCAACGGCATGCTGCCTGAAGAGGAACAAGACACTACCAGCGAGAACTTCAAGCGTCCCATGCGTCCGTTCTCTGCTGCGCATACGCCTTTTGACGATGATGTCGATCCGGTAAGGAGCTAA
- the cydD gene encoding thiol reductant ABC exporter subunit CydD produces the protein MTDHPPEVETVEVMTPRHWLNQLAKRERNQLTWAAMWGVLAGVQTVLLVVGLAWLIDQLVIAGRSPWSLITPLAGLVAVVLLRSLFQALQEMCSAKASLRIRQYARQTLLDKISALGPVWLTRQQSGALATQSVEHIEALDGYFARFYPQLRIVVVLPLIILGVVVGLDYLVAVFLLLSAPLIPLFMALVGMGAERMNRDQFMAVSRLSAHFIDRVRGMTTLQLFGHTKAAQQDVWYATDHYRRLSMRTLRLAFLSSAVLEFFASVAIAVVAMYVGFGLLGYIDYGPSPQLTLFSGLAVLLLAPEFFQPLRTLSQHYHDRAAALGSAESLVAILNEPSRVASPSKPPTEVGVIVALEGVDIRYVERSAVLSRVSMTLRAGDVAVLTGESGSGKSSLLALMAGFMAPDRGECRIDTSIPIAWLDQSPCILQGSLADNLRIASPDADDARLIEALERAGLGDLLASLSHGLATTVGERGVGLSGGQAQRLALARVYLSHAQLILLDEPTASLDAETEGAVIRALLEWAKEGRTLVMATHHPAVVSVANRHFVCRSGQLVEVTP, from the coding sequence ATGACAGACCATCCTCCCGAAGTAGAAACGGTGGAGGTCATGACGCCGCGCCATTGGCTCAATCAGCTTGCCAAGCGCGAGCGGAATCAACTGACGTGGGCGGCAATGTGGGGAGTGTTGGCAGGCGTACAAACGGTCCTGCTGGTGGTGGGGCTTGCTTGGCTTATCGATCAATTGGTCATTGCAGGCCGCTCCCCTTGGTCACTGATCACCCCATTGGCAGGCCTCGTGGCCGTTGTCTTACTTCGCTCTTTGTTCCAGGCGCTGCAGGAAATGTGCAGCGCCAAAGCAAGCCTTCGCATTCGCCAGTACGCCAGGCAAACCCTTCTCGATAAAATCTCGGCGCTTGGTCCGGTGTGGCTGACGCGTCAGCAAAGCGGTGCGTTGGCTACTCAGTCGGTTGAGCATATCGAGGCCTTGGATGGCTACTTCGCCCGTTTCTACCCGCAGCTAAGAATCGTGGTGGTTTTGCCACTGATTATCCTAGGGGTCGTCGTTGGGCTGGATTACTTGGTCGCCGTTTTCTTATTGCTATCTGCACCGCTGATCCCGCTGTTCATGGCGTTGGTCGGTATGGGGGCCGAGCGTATGAATCGCGATCAATTCATGGCCGTTTCTCGTCTATCGGCGCACTTCATCGACCGTGTGCGTGGTATGACCACGCTTCAGCTGTTCGGGCATACCAAGGCGGCCCAGCAAGACGTATGGTACGCCACCGATCACTACCGAAGGCTCAGCATGCGGACGCTGCGTTTGGCGTTCTTGTCATCGGCCGTTCTGGAGTTTTTTGCTTCCGTGGCCATTGCCGTCGTGGCCATGTACGTCGGCTTCGGTCTGCTGGGGTATATCGATTACGGGCCGTCGCCCCAGTTGACACTCTTCAGCGGGTTGGCGGTGCTTCTTCTAGCGCCAGAGTTTTTTCAGCCCTTGAGAACGCTTTCACAGCATTATCACGATCGTGCTGCTGCCCTCGGTTCAGCCGAAAGTTTGGTGGCCATCCTAAACGAACCTAGTCGAGTCGCGTCACCGTCGAAGCCGCCTACAGAGGTGGGGGTGATTGTGGCGCTCGAGGGTGTCGATATTCGTTATGTAGAACGTTCGGCGGTTTTAAGCCGTGTCAGCATGACGCTGCGGGCTGGCGACGTGGCGGTATTGACCGGTGAGTCGGGGAGCGGTAAGTCCTCGTTGCTGGCGCTCATGGCGGGGTTCATGGCACCAGATCGTGGGGAGTGCCGTATCGACACTTCGATACCCATTGCTTGGCTGGACCAATCACCCTGCATTTTGCAAGGTTCCCTGGCGGATAATCTACGCATTGCCTCGCCTGATGCAGACGATGCTCGACTCATCGAGGCGCTAGAGCGGGCCGGGCTTGGTGATCTCTTGGCTAGTTTGTCCCATGGCCTGGCTACCACGGTGGGTGAGCGCGGCGTTGGCCTTTCCGGTGGTCAAGCGCAACGGCTTGCGCTGGCGCGTGTTTATCTTAGCCATGCCCAGCTCATCTTGCTTGATGAGCCGACAGCGAGTTTGGATGCAGAAACGGAAGGCGCAGTCATTCGGGCACTGCTGGAGTGGGCAAAAGAGGGGCGTACACTGGTCATGGCGACGCATCATCCCGCAGTGGTGTCAGTGGCCAATCGTCATTTTGTGTGCCGCTCTGGTCAGCTAGTGGAGGTGACGCCATGA
- the cydC gene encoding thiol reductant ABC exporter subunit CydC, translating into MKQLYRDVAPWLSLLLRRRQAFWLGALLVWITLLAGLSLLGLSGWFIVSCALAGIALAAGLPSSLDVYVPGGGIRFFALLRTVARYIERLHNHNTVLTLLADLRYRVFGDLTGLDDATLKRRRVSEWLSRLTADIDQLDNFYLRCLIPPVAALLTILMVSGFIAIWLPAVGIAIAFVLTLLWGVVTFGFGWLGFANSYQQVSDQEELRRLVLDQIQASAELLSYQTVAWHRQKVHSHEVEAMTNQRRLVLKSALGNAFVAVVTGLLLIATLWLGSLALSAEAVVGPIVVMAVIAVLGINEVFALLPSAFLKLGASYAAVQRLNALKKEAPGQGVQRLPSNAGEYAIQLDSVHYVYPGAAYPALSAVHATLRPQSRVVITGVSGSGKSTLASMLMGRIAPTQGAVSMAGISPHRVSVESRAEHFVLLTQQTDLFDGTLEANLRMAKPSATDDELWHVLAMVALEDWVRQQPKELLTHVGEKGQQLSGGQARRVALARLLLRDPSVVLLDEPFAGVDARTARHLATALDHWLVGRTVIFFVHQVDDAALLPGVEACWHLDGGRLFIDTTSSTYPQAGAQYE; encoded by the coding sequence ATGAAGCAACTGTATCGTGACGTTGCGCCCTGGCTCAGCCTGCTGCTTCGCCGTCGTCAGGCGTTTTGGCTGGGGGCGCTGCTGGTATGGATTACCTTGCTCGCGGGGTTGTCGCTGCTAGGGCTTTCCGGGTGGTTCATCGTTTCCTGTGCCCTCGCGGGCATCGCTTTGGCAGCGGGCCTGCCCTCGTCGTTGGATGTCTACGTCCCTGGTGGGGGTATTCGTTTTTTTGCGTTGCTGAGAACCGTGGCGCGCTACATCGAGCGGCTTCATAACCATAACACCGTGCTTACGCTGCTGGCTGATTTGCGCTATCGCGTGTTTGGCGACTTGACGGGGTTGGATGATGCAACCCTCAAGCGTCGCCGAGTCAGCGAGTGGTTGAGTCGCCTCACGGCTGATATCGATCAGCTCGACAATTTCTACCTACGGTGCTTGATTCCACCGGTAGCCGCGCTGCTCACGATCTTGATGGTCTCGGGATTCATTGCGATATGGCTGCCCGCTGTCGGCATCGCGATAGCGTTCGTATTGACGCTTCTTTGGGGGGTGGTGACTTTTGGCTTTGGTTGGCTCGGCTTCGCCAATAGTTACCAGCAAGTCAGTGATCAGGAAGAGCTGCGCCGGCTGGTGCTGGACCAGATACAAGCATCTGCGGAGCTGCTGAGTTATCAGACGGTCGCTTGGCACCGTCAGAAAGTGCACTCGCATGAAGTGGAGGCCATGACGAATCAGCGCCGTCTCGTCTTGAAATCAGCCCTGGGTAATGCGTTTGTTGCCGTGGTCACTGGTCTTTTACTCATAGCGACGCTGTGGCTGGGCAGCTTAGCACTCTCAGCAGAAGCGGTCGTTGGGCCTATTGTCGTGATGGCAGTCATTGCCGTACTAGGCATTAACGAAGTGTTTGCACTGCTCCCTTCTGCGTTCTTGAAGCTCGGCGCGAGTTATGCTGCTGTTCAGCGTTTAAATGCGCTCAAAAAGGAGGCGCCTGGGCAGGGCGTGCAGCGTTTGCCATCAAATGCTGGCGAGTACGCCATCCAGCTCGACTCAGTGCATTACGTTTACCCTGGCGCGGCCTATCCCGCGCTGTCGGCCGTCCATGCCACACTTCGCCCGCAATCGCGTGTGGTGATTACCGGCGTCTCGGGGTCCGGTAAGTCGACGTTAGCTAGCATGTTGATGGGACGTATAGCCCCGACGCAAGGTGCGGTCAGTATGGCCGGTATCTCCCCTCATCGTGTTTCCGTAGAGAGCAGGGCAGAGCATTTCGTTCTTTTAACCCAGCAAACGGATCTATTCGATGGCACGTTAGAAGCGAATTTGCGTATGGCGAAACCCAGCGCAACCGATGATGAGTTGTGGCATGTGCTGGCTATGGTGGCCCTGGAGGACTGGGTGAGGCAGCAGCCCAAAGAATTGTTGACCCACGTAGGAGAGAAAGGTCAGCAGCTTTCTGGCGGTCAAGCGCGAAGAGTGGCGTTAGCCAGGTTACTGCTACGTGACCCGTCGGTTGTGCTATTGGATGAACCGTTTGCGGGCGTGGATGCGCGCACGGCCAGGCATTTGGCGACGGCGTTAGATCACTGGCTCGTAGGTCGGACGGTGATTTTCTTTGTCCATCAAGTAGATGACGCCGCGCTTTTACCAGGGGTGGAAGCGTGCTGGCACCTTGATGGAGGGCGGCTATTTATCGATACTACCTCGTCAACCTATCCGCAAGCAGGAGCGCAGTATGAATGA